In a single window of the Numenius arquata chromosome 22, bNumArq3.hap1.1, whole genome shotgun sequence genome:
- the ZBTB44 gene encoding zinc finger and BTB domain-containing protein 44, whose amino-acid sequence MGVKTFTHNSPAHSQEMLGKLNMLRNDGHFCDITIRVQDKIFRAHKVVLAACSDFFRSKLVGQAEDESKSVLDLHHVTVTGFIPLLEYAYTATLSINTENIIDVLAAASYMQMFSVASTCSEFMKSSILWNTPNSQQEKVLDAGQENSANCNFTSRDGSLSPVSSECSVVERTIPVCRESRRKRKSYIVMSPESPLKCNTQTSSPQVLNPSTSYPESRNQPVDSSLAFPWTFPFGIDRRLQSEKAKQAENSRTLEMPGPSESNRRIADYVTCESTKASSPLVIEEDVRVKVERLSDEEVHEEVSQPVSASQSSLSDQQTVPGSEQVQEDLLISPQSSSIGSIDEGVTEGLPTLQSTSGTNAHADDDDRLENVQYPYQLYIAPSTSSTERPSPNGPDRPFQCPTCGVRFTRIQNLKQHMLIHSGIKPFQCDRCGKKFTRAYSLKMHRLKHEGKRCFRCQICSATFTSFGEYKHHMRVSRHIIRKPRIYECKTCGAMFTNSGNLIVHLRSLNHEASELANYFQSSDFLVPDYLNQEQEETLGQYELGEHGFESNSSVQMPVISQVSSTQNCESTFPLGSLGGLAEKEEDVPEQPKTNATAEAAAGDPPKPELSSITIE is encoded by the exons atggGTGTTAAAACCTTCACTCATAATTCCCCTGCTCACAGTCAGGAGATGCTGGGAAAGCTGAACATGCTCCGCAACGATGGACATTTTTGTGACATCACCATCCGCGTCCAGGACAAAATCTTCCGGGCGCACAAGGTGGTTTTGGCAGCCTGCAGCGACTTCTTCCGTTCCAAACTCGTCGGCCAAGCAGAAGACGAGAGCAAGAGCGTGTTAGACCTTCACCACGTGACAGTGACAGGGTTTATACCTCTCCTGGAATACGCTTACACGGCGACACTATCTATTAATACAGAAAACATTATTGATGTGTTGGCTGCGGCCAGTTACATGCAGATGTTCAGCGTTGCCAGCACGTGCTCCGAATTCATGAAGTCCAGCATTTTATGGAATACGCCTAACAGCCAGCAGGAGAAGGTGCTGGACGCAGGGCAGGAGAACAGCGCAAACTGCAATTTCACTTCTCGAGATGGCAGCCTTTCTCCAGTTTCCTCTGAGTGCAGTGTGGTGGAAAGAACCATTCCTGTTTGCCGAGAGTCCCGAAGAAAGCGCAAAAGCTACATCGTTATGTCTCCCGAGAGCCCCCTTAAGTGTAACACACAAACGAGTTCCCCCCAAGTGCTGAACCCTTCAACTTCTTACCCGGAGTCCAGAAATCAGCCCGTGGACTCATCCTTAGCTTTTCCCTGGACTTTTCCTTTTGGAATTGATCGAAGACTTCAATCTGAGAAGGCGAAGCAGGCGGAGAACTCTAGGACTTTGGAAATGCCTGGGCCCTCCGAGTCCAACAGAAGAATTGCGGATTACGTGACTTGTGAGAGCACAAAAGCCAGTTCTCCCCTTGTGATCGAAGAAGACGTGCGTGTCAAAGTGGAAAGGCTAAGCGACGAGGAGGTTCACGAGGAAGTATCGCAGCCCGTTAGCGCATCCCAGAGCTCTCTGAGCGATCAGCAGACAGTCCCGGGGAGCGAGCAAGTGCAGGAAGATCTCCTGATCAGCCCACAGTCTTCCTCTATAG GCTCAATAGATGAGGGGGTTACGGAGGGACTACCCACACTCCAAAGTACCTCTGGCACGAACGCTCACGCAGATGACGATGATCG tttGGAGAACGTTCAGTATCCCTACCAACTCTACATTGCTCCTTCTACCAGCAGCACAGAGAGACCCAGCCCAAATGGTCCCGACAGACCTTTTCAGTGTCCAACCTGCGGGGTCCGGTTCACTCGCATTCAGAACTTAAAACAACACATGCTTATCCACTCAG GCATTAAACCATTTCAGTGTGACCGCTGTGGGAAAAAGTTCACCCGAGCTTACTCGCTAAAGATGCATCGCCTGAAGCACGAAGGTAAACGCTGTTTCCGGTGCCAGATATGTAGTGCCACTTTCACTTCCTTCGGGGAATATAAACACCACATGCGGGTTTCCCGGCATATTATCCGCAAGCCTCGGATTTACGAGTGCAAAACATGTGGCGCCATGTTCACCAACTCTGGAAATTTAATCGTTCACCTGAGGAGCTTGAACCATGAAGCGTCAGAGCTAGCAAACTACTTCCAGAGCAG TGACTTCCTAGTACCGGACTACTTAAACCAGGAACAAGAGGAGACCCTCGGGCAGTATGAGCTAGGGGAGCATGGCTTTGAAAGCAACTCTTCTGTCCAAATGCCTGTCATTTCGCAGGTGTCGTCAACTCAGAATTGTGAAAGCACTTTCCCCTTGGGGTCTCTGGGTGGGTtggcagagaaggaagaagatgTGCCAGAGCAGCCAAAGACTAATGCCACTGCTGAGGCAGCTGCAGGTGACCCTCCGAAACCAGAGCTGTCATCTATTACTATTGAATAA